The following nucleotide sequence is from Deltaproteobacteria bacterium.
AAGGTTTTATTTCGGGCTCAGCCGTGTCTATAATATAAGAAGTAGCTGCTGTCGCCTGTTTTTTTGATTTTACCTAATTAAAGGCGGTCTTGCCAAACATAAATCTCATTCCCCTCGAAAAAAATTCATTGATGTACAGGGGAAAAACAATATGGCTCTCACGGATCATCTGTTCTGTTATCCAGAAGCTTCATAAGACTTTAAGTTTCTTAAGAAGAACTCCTATGCTATTATCAATAACCGTCTGATGAGAAAAACATTCAGGGCGTTTCGAGAGTGGAATTATTTTATCTTTATGTATTTCACCTTGTCTGCCAGGTGCAGGCAGTTTAAAAAATTATTTTAAGGAGGGGCATAATGAAATGGATAACACGATCCCATGTTCATGTAGATCGAGTGGCATGTCCTTGGCTCATTAAACGCTTCGTAGATTCTGAAGCGAAATTTCTGTTCGTTCCAACGAGTCGAATCCAGGATGTGGCCGAGCAGGAAGGCGCCATACCTTTTGACGCGCCGGATGTCGAACTTACCCATCATGATGGTGGTTGCTCGTTTGACGCCATTATCAAAAAGTACAACCTCAGGGATAAAGCGTTGTTGGTCCTGGGTGAAATAGTCAATGCCGCGGATACGAACAGGATGGATACTGTTCCTGTGGCCGCGGGCCTGGAAGCCATTGCTGTGGGTTACAGCCTCCGTTTTCCGAACGATGCGGAAAATCTAGAACATCAGTTTGAGGTCTATGACGCGCTTTATGCCTGGTGCCGTCTCAAGGTCGCCTTCGAAGCGAGGTAGCAAGCGGATATGATCATTTAATTATGGATCGCCTTAAACGCATTTCAAACTTCCTCGGTCTTAAAAGAAGTACGGTCGGCATGCTGGGCATGGTTATCCTGGTCGGCATGGGCGAACGGATGGCCGAACGGTTTTTACCGATTTATCTCATGGCCCTTGGCGGCGGTGCTTTATCAATCGGGTTCCTGAACGGTCTTGATAATCTTCTCTCGGCCCTGTATTCCTTCCCCGGGGGTTATCTTTCCGACCGGTTGGGCACCAAACGCGCCCTGCTTGTTTTTAATCTCATGGCCATGCTTGGATTTCTGGTGGTCATTCTGATCCCGGCCTGGCAGGCGGTCCTGGTGGGGGCTGTCTTTTTCCTGTCATGGACCGCGATCTCCCTGCCAGCGACCATGGACATTGTGGCCAAGGTGCTCCCCATGAACAAGCGTACCATGGGGGTTTCAATGCATTCCCTTGTAAGGCGTATCCCCATGGGGCTTGGACCGATTTTAGGCGGCCTCTGCATCGGTGTCTGGGGAGAACGGAATGGAGTGCGGCTGGCCTTTGTAGCCGCCTTTATACTTGCCTTTGTGGCAGCAGTATTACAGCAGCTGCTCATTGAAGAGCAAAGTCCGAAAAAAGCAAGCAGCGAACAAGCAACAGCACCGGAAAAGAATCCGCTGCGGCTGTTCCGTCTGATGAGTCCATCGCTCAAACGGTTGCTGGTTTCCGATATTCTGATCCGATTTTGTGAACAGATTCCCTATGCCTTTGTTGTGGTATGGAGCATGAAGACGATTGCAGCCCCGGTTACAGCTCTTAAGTTTGGTATCTTAACGAGCATTGAAATGGCCACCGCCATGCTCATCTACATTCCGGTGGCTTATCTTGCTGATCGAAGCGCCAAGAAGCCATTCGTGATCATAACATTTGTTTTTTTCACCTTGTTTCCTCTTTTTCTTCTATTCTGCCAGTCTTTCACCTGGCTGGTGCTGGCCTTCATCCTGAGGGGACTCAAGGAGTTTGGAGAACCAACCCGCAAGGCGCTGATTATGGACCTGGCGCCGGAAGACCGCAAGGCATCCATGTTCGGCCTTTACTACCTCTTGCGCGACGTGATCGTCTCTGTGGCAGCCTTTGGCGGGGCTTTCCTCTGGATGATAGCTCCAGGCGTCAACTTCCTGGTGGCATTTTCCTGCGGTCTTTTGGGGACCATGGCCTTTGCGCTCTGGGGGAGCGACCTCTCAAAGGATCGCTTGACATAAAGGAGAATGACTACCATGCCTTTCAGTCCTTTGATCCGGGCAGTAATCATCACCTTCAGCCTGTTCTTTATCCTGGCCTGCGGTGAAAAGTCAGATCACGAGGCCTCGTCATCAGCCGCGCCCAAGACCCAGCCTCAGAAATATCCGCCCGCCTATGGTGACGCCATCGTTACCGGTTCCATTGGCGACGCCTCGAATCTCCTGCCAGTCCTGGCATCGGACTCAGCCTCCGGTGATATCAACGGGCTTATTTACGACGGCCTGCTCAAAACAGATAAAAACTTGAATCTCATCGGCAACATGGCGGAATCCTGGGAGATCTCTGAGGACGGCCTCACAATTACCTTCCGCCTCCGCAAGGGGGTCAAATGGCATGACGGCCATGCCTTCACCTCCAAAGACGTCATGTTCACTTATCAGCTCATGATTGACCCAAAGACCCCCACCGCCTATGGAGAAGATTATAAACAGGTCAAAAAAGCTGAGACTCCTGACGATTACACTTTTCGGGTGACCTATGAGCGACCCTATGCGCCGGCACTGATTTCATGGTCCTTTCCCATCATGCCGGCACACCTTCTGCAAGGCCGGGACATCACTAAAAGCCCTCTGACTAGGAAACCAATAGGCACCGGGCCTTACATCTTTAAAGAGTGGCAGACCGGCCAGAAAATCATCCTGGAAGCCAGCCCGGACTACTTCGAGGGCCGACCTTACATCTTTCGCTATGTTTACCGGATCATCCCTGATACAGCCACCATGTTTCTGGAACTGAAAAGCGGCGGACTGGATCGAATGGACCTCACACCCATCCAGTATAAACGTCAGACCAATACGCCGAAATTTGAAAAAGATTTTAAAAAGTACCAGTACCTGTCCTTTGGTTACACATACCTCGGATTCAACCTGCTTGACCCCAAATTCCAGGATAAACGAGTCCGCCAAGCCATTGGATATGCCATTGACAAAAACGAAATCATTGATGGCGTGCTTCTGGGTCTGGGTCAACCGGCCAATGGCCCTTACAAGCCTGGTACCTGGGTTTATAATGAGAAGGTCACACCGTATCCCTTTGACCCGGAAAAAGCGAAAATGCTTCTAGCCGCCGCCGGATGGGCAGATACCGACCATGACGGCCTCCTGGATAAAGACGGCCAGCCTTTTAAATTCACCATTACTACAAACCAAGGCAATAAACAGCGGGAGATGACGGCCCTGATCATCCAGCAGA
It contains:
- a CDS encoding chromate resistance protein; translated protein: MKWITRSHVHVDRVACPWLIKRFVDSEAKFLFVPTSRIQDVAEQEGAIPFDAPDVELTHHDGGCSFDAIIKKYNLRDKALLVLGEIVNAADTNRMDTVPVAAGLEAIAVGYSLRFPNDAENLEHQFEVYDALYAWCRLKVAFEAR
- a CDS encoding MFS transporter: MDRLKRISNFLGLKRSTVGMLGMVILVGMGERMAERFLPIYLMALGGGALSIGFLNGLDNLLSALYSFPGGYLSDRLGTKRALLVFNLMAMLGFLVVILIPAWQAVLVGAVFFLSWTAISLPATMDIVAKVLPMNKRTMGVSMHSLVRRIPMGLGPILGGLCIGVWGERNGVRLAFVAAFILAFVAAVLQQLLIEEQSPKKASSEQATAPEKNPLRLFRLMSPSLKRLLVSDILIRFCEQIPYAFVVVWSMKTIAAPVTALKFGILTSIEMATAMLIYIPVAYLADRSAKKPFVIITFVFFTLFPLFLLFCQSFTWLVLAFILRGLKEFGEPTRKALIMDLAPEDRKASMFGLYYLLRDVIVSVAAFGGAFLWMIAPGVNFLVAFSCGLLGTMAFALWGSDLSKDRLT
- a CDS encoding peptide-binding protein yields the protein MPFSPLIRAVIITFSLFFILACGEKSDHEASSSAAPKTQPQKYPPAYGDAIVTGSIGDASNLLPVLASDSASGDINGLIYDGLLKTDKNLNLIGNMAESWEISEDGLTITFRLRKGVKWHDGHAFTSKDVMFTYQLMIDPKTPTAYGEDYKQVKKAETPDDYTFRVTYERPYAPALISWSFPIMPAHLLQGRDITKSPLTRKPIGTGPYIFKEWQTGQKIILEASPDYFEGRPYIFRYVYRIIPDTATMFLELKSGGLDRMDLTPIQYKRQTNTPKFEKDFKKYQYLSFGYTYLGFNLLDPKFQDKRVRQAIGYAIDKNEIIDGVLLGLGQPANGPYKPGTWVYNEKVTPYPFDPEKAKMLLAAAGWADTDHDGLLDKDGQPFKFTITTNQGNKQREMTALIIQQRLKDVGIGVKVRIIEWAAFLKEFIDKKKFEAVILGWTIPINPDLFDVWHSSKTKPGELNFVSYQNREVDRLIDQGRFTFDREVMKKSYDRIQEILKEDAPYIFLYVAKALPVVAARFHGIKPAPAGIEYNFIKWYVPKHLQKYKLEP